TCGTGTACCGTACCAACAATCAGACCTCCCGCCATGAGAGTTTCTCTATTCGCAAAAGATCGCATATAAAGGCCAAGCAATCGTTGACTTCAATTTCCTTGCAAGTATAGATATCGAGAGTGAAAAAATGTCTTTCCCGCCAGGTATAGAAAGAGCATCCTGATTCAGCCCAGGCCTGGTAACCACCTATACCGTGATGCAACTTACTGACTGAATCGGGTGAAAAGATCAGAGTATCGGCGATTGGAGTCATGGCAAGGCAATCGCTCAAACCGCTAAGCACTTCACGTACCGTCTCTTCAGAAACAGCCGGAAGACTGTAGATACCTTCGATGATAATGCGCTGTCGTCGAATATCAGGACAAATAGCCAATGTGTCACCATGCGAACGAACTTGCGGTTGAAAATTCTGATTTGGCATTGAAATTGTAAACACGGGCGTTATTCTTAATCACTGTTCATGCTAGGGCCTGTCAACACTAATCCTGTCGGCCCTGTTACCCCTGAAAAAACGCCAATCAATACACACCCCAAGGGCACTTCCTTCGGGGCGCACCCCAAGGGCTGGTGCTATTGGATCAGTGTTATCAGGCCCTAGGACTACTCATGATTGTTTGGCGTAACAAATATACACGCTTCCTTCCCTGATCGACAATAATTCAGTCACAGTAGTCGCAAGTATATACATGTTTACATACCCTTGTAATGCGCTGTATCAGCGTGGTGGACGGATATCAAAACGTTTCATTTTTCGGTAGACGGTGTTGCGGCTGATATGCAGTTTAGAGGCAACCCGGGTGATGTTCCAATGAGCAGCCTCCAACTCCCGCAATATTGCATCACGCTCAGCGATATCCAATGAATTGGTTGGGCGGAATCGTTGCGTGGGCTCACCGCTGTACGAGACATTGACGATCTCATCCGGCAGGTCTTCCACTCGAATGCTTGTGTTGTCGCATAGACCAATCAGGATACGAAGAATATTGCGCAACTGACGGATATTGCCCGGCCAATAATAATCGTGAAGTGCTTGCAGCGCTTTATCCTCTATTATGATCCGCTCTCGATCGCCTATCTCCTGTTCTAAAAGATGTTTAATCAGGGCATCTCGGTCTTCGCGATCTCGCAACGGGGGCATCTTCAGGCTAATACCGTTGAGTCGATAATAGAGGTCTAACCGGAAACGGCCCTCGTCAACAAGCAACTGGAGATCCTTATGGGTCGCGCTGACCAGGCGAATGTCAACCTTTATCGGGACCTCGCCACCAAGTGGAATAACCTCTCTCTCCTCCAGAACTCTCAAAAGACGTGCCTGTAGGTGGAGAGGCATATCACCGATTTCATCAAGAAACAGCGTACCACCGTTTGCCTGCACAATCTTGCCTCGATACCCCTCTTTGTTTGCTCCTGTGAATGCGCCAGAGCGGTATCCGAAGAGTTCACTCTCAATCAGTGTTTCTGGCAATGAGGCGCAATTGACTGCAATCAGTGGCTTATCCGCCCGGCGGCTGGATTTATGTACAGCCTTGACAAATACATCCTTTCCGGTCCCCGTCTCTCCAAGTATGATAAAAGGGATATTCCGCTCAAGTAGTTTCTTGGCGCGTTCAATATTGCGACACATGCGAGTGTCACCGAACTCCAGGTCATCCAGTACCGGTTTCACCTCGTTACCTGAGGTTGACGTGGTAAATCTTTTACTTCGGCCATTCGGCCGGCGTTTGTCGGAACTGGGGGGTTGGAAACCGGCATAGAATCGGCGACCATGTATTATATCCTGCAGTGCAGTAGGGACTGTCGCCAAATCATGGGCATTGCTCAGAGCATTACTGATGTGGATGTCAAACAGCGCTTCAATCCGCTGACCAAGCAAACCCTTTATGTTGGCCATATCAAGTTGAAACAAAGCGCTACGGTTTGCAGCTTTTATACACCCGTCACCATCGAATGCCAGTACCCCCTCACCTAGGGTGGTGATGAACTCGGGACGGCTATGGAAGCGGAGGATATAGTTATCGCGCATGCAACAAAACAAGAGGCGGTTTTCGATCAGCTGGGCCGACATATTGACCAGCACCATGGTATGTTGCTGAGCCTGGTGTGAATGACTGGAAGCGTCCAGCACCGCGATCAGTTCACCTGTTGGATCCAGTATGGGCGCTGCAGAGCAGCTCAGATGGGTATTTTGCGAAAAGAAGTGCTCATTCTTGTGGATAATCAGTGGTCGCTTTTCAATCAGGCACGTGCCCATGCCATTTGTTCCTTGTGTCTGCTCGGCCCAAACGGCACCCAATTGTAACCCTGTTTTGCCAGCGATGTTTGTAAACATCGGATCGCTCACATAGTTGACAACCACCCCTTCGCTGTCCGTCAGTAGGATTGAGTGGCCTGAACCGGCAACCTGCTGATACAGGTTGGTCATTTCTGAAAACGCAATCGCTGAAAGGTGACTGTATCTTTCCTGCCTCTGCTTCAAGTCTTTATGGTCGACAACAACTGTTTCCGGTCGATACTCAGGATCCAGAATGTGGTCATTGATACAGCGTTCCCAGGAGCGGATGATCTGTTCATTGACCACATTCTCGACGGTTCTGCGATCGCGAACGGCGGCTTTCACAAATCCATAATGCGGCAAATTGGCGTTGTCACTATTCATCTAAATACCATTGACAGGTGATACCGGTCATACACTGAATACACCGACAATCGCGTGGAATGACCATCCAAACCACCTGCATTAATGCATGCCATTAGAAATTCCAGGTCAATGCAACCCCGGTGTGCCACGAATAGGTTTCAGCATTGGTGTGACCACCGCCAGGGAGACTGCCCGTACCGTAATCACGATCCTCTTTGAACTGCCACCCGACATGCGCGTCCAGATCGATAGGAGGCGCTAAAAAACCCTTATAGCCGAATCCCAAGGTGAGTCTATGCTTATAGATCACTTCCGCCTGTGTGGCCTGGATATACTGGGTTACCTGTTGATTTAGAGGAATTGGGCCGACATTGCTAAAAACTTGTGAAATTCCCCCTATAGGTCCGGTCGTACCGGTATCAGTGGGATCGTCACCATAACCGTAACCGATTCGATATTTCCAGCTACCTCGAGTTAATTGGGCGCCCAGGGAGACGACTGTTTGATCATCGTAAACATCCTGCCAGAATTTTGCGTCATCCCAGAATTTGTGGATGACATCAAATGCCAGCAAAAGATTTCCATGCATGAGACTGTTGTTCGCGATACCGAATCCTATATTAGAGGGTTGCTCAATATCCGGGCTTGCATAACTGTTGGCGCTGGTTTGTACCTGGTTGTCGAAGGTATGTTTGAGCTCTGTCTGATAGTAGGCTCCATACATCGTCGTGCCGGTATCGTATGTGGCTCCAAACGTACCTCTCAATCCAATATCATGAGTGGCAGCGGAGGTTGATGAAAGCCCAAGATCCAGTTCAGCGAAACTGATTGTTGCAGCGAACCCGAGTGAAATGCGATCAGTGACCTCGTAGCCAAGGCCGGCATTTACACCAAGAATGATAAATTCCGCTCCTGCACCCAGGCTCCCCGGATTGCCCCTGAATTCTGCGCCGATTCCGGACACTGCAGTCAAACCCAAACCCAGCGTTGCGGGAAAACCCAATCCTCGAAGGTCCTGGGTGATTGCCGTATTGGGTACGGCAAACACATCTGTACCTGAATTTTCGCTGAATGCAGTACCGGTAACACTGCCGTCATGGGTCAGATCAACTTCTGGCATGTAGAAAGTTGCACCGAAACTGAATTTTGTGCCTTTGAATTGTGTGAGTGTTGCGGGGTTGCCAAACACCGTTGAGCTTATATCCTGAGGGCGCGCCAGACTTGTGCCTGCCATACCTCCTGAAGCGGGAGACAAGGTATTGTGCAGATCGTATCCATGGGGTCCGGCAAAACAGTTTGCCGTGGAAATACAACCAATAGCCATTGTCAATACCGATATACCACGAGTCATGTGAATCACTTTATACATTTTTCTATCCCATAAGCTTGAGATGTTAATGGTTGGTTCAGGTCACATAGGCACTAGAGGCGAAGCTCTAACCATTGATCCCCGCAAAGCCATTAGCTTGTAGAACATGTGTTAATAGCTTTAATAAAGGACAACGAGATTGCTCAGAATCGATCAGCTTCCACAACCTGTCTCGATCAGCAGAACGGTTGGCGTCTGTTTCAATGATGATTTGATTTGAACGCATGGGCCCCGACTCGACAAGACTGAATAAATTGTTTACATCCAGATGCCTACGAGCAAAGAAATCATCCGGACAAATACCCATTTTCAATTTATCGGTTGAGTTATCCAATTGCTGATAGACTGTAAACATTGATAATGGCAATCCCATTGGGGCAGTAGACTTCTGCCACTCATGAATGGTTTGTTCGTAGCGTTCGGCGTTGTGAACATCTGTAGTCTGTGTATCGATAAGCCATTCTTCCCATAACGCCGCATTCATGCTGAATTCAATATTGGGCATGGACATGCTGTTTCGAGCTGCTTTTATTGCACCACCACACGTCGTTCGGGACATTGTTCTTACCTCCAGCAATAAATGTACTAATGCGTAATAGGTGTCATCCCTGAAACACTAGAGATGGCTTTTATATGCCACTCATTGGACAGCTACTCTAGTATTTCAAACAGCTTGGTGGTATACGCAGAACTACGTGTGTCAAATTGCAGAGAGGCTATTATGATATGGTGAGGATAGTATCGAATTACCGGCACACGGGTATGACATGCAAAGTAAAACGGTCATTCTTTCGTTACGATCGAGGCTAAAATAATATTACTTATTGATTAACTGGTTAATATCCAGAAAACACTAGGATTAGACGGGGGTTGTGAAATGACACACTATTTCATCGATATACACTTCACTAGATACCAAGTTGGTTTTTGGGGTGCGCATGGCTTTAAATGTATACACTACCCTACAGTAACTAATTATTCAGGTTGACAGGTGGACTAAAACTTGCAAATTATCAATCTAATAGGTCGTTTAAGTAATATTTATATAGTAAAATGACTAACCACCACTCACTAGGGCTGCTTACTCATGTATCCACGAGACCTGGAATCCATCCTTGAGCAGGTCCAGCGCGTTGCAAAGGGAGTTATTTCGGAAAACGCCTTAGATGTCGATCAGCAAGCTCGTTGGCCCGAGGAGGGGCTTCGTGCATTGCAGCAGGCGGGAATTGCCGGACTTACAGTACCAATTGAATACGGCGGTCTCGGTCATGGTTCTTTCGCTGTTGCGCAAGTATGTGAATTGCTAGGACAGGAATGTGCATCGACCGCCATGTGCTTTGGCATGCATTGCGTGGGATCAGCCGTGCTTTCAGCCAAAGCAACGAAAGATCAGCAAGAGCGGTTTCTGCATCCTATCGCTGCCGGAGAACACCTTACAACGCTATCATTAAGCGAAGCAGGAACCGGCTCTCATTTCTATATCCCAAACACGCGTCTCGATGCTATTTCACCGGAAATGTATCATGTTTCTGGCACCAAGACATTTGTAACCAACGGTCGGTATGCGGACTCTTATGTCATTTCTACGGTGGCTGCCGACCCGGATGGCCCATTGGGTGAATTTTCCTGCATCGTAGTACCGGCTGATGCCGAAGGTTTAAGCTGGGGCCCCCCCTGGTCCGGATTGGGCATGCGTGGCAACTCTTCCACCAGCCTGACCTTGGATAAGGTGGCTATTGCCAGGGACAACCTCCTAGGAGAAGAGGGAGATCAGATCTGGTATGTATTTCAAGTGGTGGCGCCGATATTTCTGATGGCGATGACTGGCACCTATCTGGGCATTGCGAGTGCCGCGCTTGAAGAGGCAAGAATCCATTTACTTCAACGACAATATACCGAGAGTGGAACCGGTCTTTCTCAGCTTGCAGTAGTCCAACACCGGCTCGGTTCATTATGGGGGATGCTGGAACGTACCCGTCGTCTGTGTTACCACGCAGCCGCCAGTTTTGATGCCGGTAACCCTGATGCTCTGCCCACCGTGTTTACCGCAAAGGCAGAAGTTGCGGACTGCGCTGTAAATATGGTTAATGAAGTAATGACCTTAATGGGGGGACTTGCCTATCGGGACGATTCACGGCTGCACCAACTTCTGCGCGATGCAAGGGCGGCACATGTAATGGCTCCCACCACGGACATGTTACGCACTTGGACCGGTAGAGTACTGCTCGGCCTTCCAATACTCGGTACCGGATCATGAGAAGCACAGGCACAGGAACTGCTTTTGGAGAGATACATAAGCCGGCAAAGGCCGGTGATTATCGGAATCAACAGACAGATCCTGCTAAGCCACCTTCCAGCGGACATTTTACGGCTGGTAAATCAAGAGGGACTGCAGTCCTTCTCAATGTCGACCCGACGATTTTCAGCTATATCCATCAACGATTGCACTCCACACTGGATTTGGAGGATTTACCTGGATTGGAACAATTGTACATCGGATTGGAACAAGGACGTGTGCGTATTGACGCTCTTATGCTCGGTGTAAGCCTTGAAGAGCCTGTACGTATAGCACAGCGCATTCACTCCTTAGGTGTCGATATCCCTGTGCTGATTCTGACAGAACCCGAGCATCATGATCATCTCAAACATGCGCTAAAATTCGCCCCATTTGTTGGTAATGATGTGCTGCTCTGCTCCATTGCCGATTATGAATCACTGCCTCGCATCTTGTCTGAGGCCGTAGAAAGGGTTCGCAAACGAAGACACTATAAGGGTTCTATGGAAGCAGCTCAGGTCCGTCTTGGAGCTATTTCTGGTCAAAGGCCCCAGATTACACACTATTATGAGCGGCTGCTTGATCGTGCACCGATTGGCGTTCTGAATATCAATATCAATGGGGCCATTCTCAATTTGAATCGTCATGCCTGTCAGGTTTTAGATATCAATGAACGTGATGCGCTTGGAACACCGCTTGCGGGTCTTTTCGAAGAGTGTGAACGAGACCGTCTGCAAGCTACAATCGCACGCTGTGTCGCACCACTTGGACGCAGGATGTCGGAAATATTTCAGATCGGCATAAACCCGGCACGATTTGTGGAATTGAATGCTTCCTCTCTTGTTGATCGTTCAGGTCAACTTGGTGCCACACTAATTCTTCAGGATGTATCTGATCGGATTCGTGCTGAAGAGGAACGAAATAAAGCGATTAATGAACTGCGTGCAAGCGAACATCGTTATAGGGAATTGGTGGAAACTATGAGTGAGGCGCTGGCACTAACGGATGCTCAGTATAATATCACATTCGTGAACCGCCGGTTCTGCGACCTGTTTGGATACTCCATTGAAGAGATAATCGGTCAGCCCCTGATCAGCCTGGTACATGAAAACACCAAGGAAAATATGCGGGAACGGATGGCTGCCAATCCAAATAACGGTCAGGACAGTTTTGAGACAGCCTGGCTATGCAAGGATGGGCGTGAGGTTTTTACATTAACTTCTCCGAAGTCCATTTTTGACGAGGATCAACAGTTTATTGGCTGTCTTGGCGTCTTCACAGACATCACGGAGCGAAAGGAGGTAGAACAAAGGGAAAAGCTGCATATGATCGAGCTGGCCCAGGCCTCAAGGGTTTCCACCATAGGTGAAATGAGCAGCCAAATTGCCCACGAACTTGCTCAACCCTTAACTGCGATCGGAGGGTTGAGTACCGCTTTACTGAAACTGCTCAATGCCGGTACCGCATCTCGGAATGAAGTGACAGACAGTCTGTCGGACATCCTGACGCAAGCGAATCGCGCTCGGGAAATAATCATGCGACTGCGTGAATTTGTGCGCAATGATGAACTTCAGCAAGTGACTATAAATCTCAACAACCTGGTCAACACCGTTATCCGGTTAGCGAATATAGATGCAAGATGGAATGCGATAAAAATCATATTGTTACTCGACGAATCGCTACCGATTGTCACAGGTGACGGTATATTAATCGAACAGGTGCTGCTCAATCTTGTCCGCAATGCTTGCGATGCCATGCAGGGAGCCAACAAGGTCAATAGGATACTCACCATAACCACTCGCCA
This sequence is a window from Candidatus Thiodiazotropha sp. LNASS1. Protein-coding genes within it:
- a CDS encoding S-adenosylmethionine decarboxylase is translated as MAICPDIRRQRIIIEGIYSLPAVSEETVREVLSGLSDCLAMTPIADTLIFSPDSVSKLHHGIGGYQAWAESGCSFYTWRERHFFTLDIYTCKEIEVNDCLAFICDLLRIEKLSWREV
- a CDS encoding sigma-54-dependent Fis family transcriptional regulator produces the protein MNSDNANLPHYGFVKAAVRDRRTVENVVNEQIIRSWERCINDHILDPEYRPETVVVDHKDLKQRQERYSHLSAIAFSEMTNLYQQVAGSGHSILLTDSEGVVVNYVSDPMFTNIAGKTGLQLGAVWAEQTQGTNGMGTCLIEKRPLIIHKNEHFFSQNTHLSCSAAPILDPTGELIAVLDASSHSHQAQQHTMVLVNMSAQLIENRLLFCCMRDNYILRFHSRPEFITTLGEGVLAFDGDGCIKAANRSALFQLDMANIKGLLGQRIEALFDIHISNALSNAHDLATVPTALQDIIHGRRFYAGFQPPSSDKRRPNGRSKRFTTSTSGNEVKPVLDDLEFGDTRMCRNIERAKKLLERNIPFIILGETGTGKDVFVKAVHKSSRRADKPLIAVNCASLPETLIESELFGYRSGAFTGANKEGYRGKIVQANGGTLFLDEIGDMPLHLQARLLRVLEEREVIPLGGEVPIKVDIRLVSATHKDLQLLVDEGRFRLDLYYRLNGISLKMPPLRDREDRDALIKHLLEQEIGDRERIIIEDKALQALHDYYWPGNIRQLRNILRILIGLCDNTSIRVEDLPDEIVNVSYSGEPTQRFRPTNSLDIAERDAILRELEAAHWNITRVASKLHISRNTVYRKMKRFDIRPPR
- a CDS encoding acyl-CoA dehydrogenase family protein, whose product is MYPRDLESILEQVQRVAKGVISENALDVDQQARWPEEGLRALQQAGIAGLTVPIEYGGLGHGSFAVAQVCELLGQECASTAMCFGMHCVGSAVLSAKATKDQQERFLHPIAAGEHLTTLSLSEAGTGSHFYIPNTRLDAISPEMYHVSGTKTFVTNGRYADSYVISTVAADPDGPLGEFSCIVVPADAEGLSWGPPWSGLGMRGNSSTSLTLDKVAIARDNLLGEEGDQIWYVFQVVAPIFLMAMTGTYLGIASAALEEARIHLLQRQYTESGTGLSQLAVVQHRLGSLWGMLERTRRLCYHAAASFDAGNPDALPTVFTAKAEVADCAVNMVNEVMTLMGGLAYRDDSRLHQLLRDARAAHVMAPTTDMLRTWTGRVLLGLPILGTGS
- a CDS encoding OmpP1/FadL family transporter; the encoded protein is MYKVIHMTRGISVLTMAIGCISTANCFAGPHGYDLHNTLSPASGGMAGTSLARPQDISSTVFGNPATLTQFKGTKFSFGATFYMPEVDLTHDGSVTGTAFSENSGTDVFAVPNTAITQDLRGLGFPATLGLGLTAVSGIGAEFRGNPGSLGAGAEFIILGVNAGLGYEVTDRISLGFAATISFAELDLGLSSTSAATHDIGLRGTFGATYDTGTTMYGAYYQTELKHTFDNQVQTSANSYASPDIEQPSNIGFGIANNSLMHGNLLLAFDVIHKFWDDAKFWQDVYDDQTVVSLGAQLTRGSWKYRIGYGYGDDPTDTGTTGPIGGISQVFSNVGPIPLNQQVTQYIQATQAEVIYKHRLTLGFGYKGFLAPPIDLDAHVGWQFKEDRDYGTGSLPGGGHTNAETYSWHTGVALTWNF
- a CDS encoding PAS domain S-box protein, coding for MRSTGTGTAFGEIHKPAKAGDYRNQQTDPAKPPSSGHFTAGKSRGTAVLLNVDPTIFSYIHQRLHSTLDLEDLPGLEQLYIGLEQGRVRIDALMLGVSLEEPVRIAQRIHSLGVDIPVLILTEPEHHDHLKHALKFAPFVGNDVLLCSIADYESLPRILSEAVERVRKRRHYKGSMEAAQVRLGAISGQRPQITHYYERLLDRAPIGVLNININGAILNLNRHACQVLDINERDALGTPLAGLFEECERDRLQATIARCVAPLGRRMSEIFQIGINPARFVELNASSLVDRSGQLGATLILQDVSDRIRAEEERNKAINELRASEHRYRELVETMSEALALTDAQYNITFVNRRFCDLFGYSIEEIIGQPLISLVHENTKENMRERMAANPNNGQDSFETAWLCKDGREVFTLTSPKSIFDEDQQFIGCLGVFTDITERKEVEQREKLHMIELAQASRVSTIGEMSSQIAHELAQPLTAIGGLSTALLKLLNAGTASRNEVTDSLSDILTQANRAREIIMRLREFVRNDELQQVTINLNNLVNTVIRLANIDARWNAIKIILLLDESLPIVTGDGILIEQVLLNLVRNACDAMQGANKVNRILTITTRQIDTDSIQVSVDDTGPGLDEAILNQVCQPFFSTKEDGMGMGLAIARSVVEAHGGQMFIANTPQGGASFSFTLPVINDE